The following DNA comes from Gammaproteobacteria bacterium.
TTCATCACCCTGGTCCACGCTGCCACGAAGTCCTGCACGAACTTTTCCTTCCGAATCGGCGCAGCCGTAGACTTCCGCGAGGGCGCGCAGCTGCGAGTTCGAGCCGAACACCAGGTCGACCCGCGAGCCGGTCCACCTGACCTTGCCCGTCCTGCGGTCGCGCCCCTCGAACACGTCCTGCGCGTCCGAGACCGGCTTCCATTCCGTCCCCATGTCGAGCAGGTTGATGAAGAAGTCGTTGGTCAGCGTGCCCGGCTTCTTGGTAAAGACCCCGTGTTTGGCTCCACCGGCGTTGGCACCCAGCACGCGCAGGCCGCCGACCAGCACCGTCATCTCGGGCGCCGTCAGCGTCAGCAACTGCGCCCTGTCGACCAGCAACTGCTCGGCGGCGACCGAGAACTTGCCTCTGAGGTAATTGCGGAAGCCGTCGGCGACCGGCTCGAGCACCGCGAAGGCCTCGACGTCCGTCTGCGCCTGCGAGGCATCCGTGCGTCCCGGCGTGAACGGCACCTTCACGGCGGCGCCGGCCTGCTCCGCGGCCTGCTCGACGCCCACACATCCTGCCAGTACGATCAGGTCGGCGAGCGACACCTTCCTGCCGCCCTTCGCCTTCTTGTTGAAGTCCACCTGGATGCCCGCGAGCGTCTTCAGCACCTTCGCGAGCTGCGCCGGCTGGTTGACTTCCCAGCCCTTCTGCGGGGCGAGGCGGATGCGCGCGCCGTTGGCACCGCCGCGCTTGTCCGAGCCGCGGAACGTGGACGCCGATGCCCAGGCGGTCGTGACCAGCTGCGCAATCGACAGCTTCGATGCCAGGATCTGCTTCTTGAGGTCGGCGATCTCCTTATCGCCGATCAGCTTGTGGTCAACTGCGGGGATCGGGTCCTGCCAGATCAGCTCTTCCTTCGGCACTTCCGGTCCCAGGTAGCGGGCACGCGGGCCCATGTCGCGGTGCGTCAGCTTGAACCAGGCGCGTGCGAAGGCATCGGCGAAGGCCTGCGGGTCCTCGTGGAACCGGCGCGAGATCTTGCCGAACTCCGGATCAAAGCGCAGCGTGCAGTCGGTGGTCAGCATGGTCGGCTTATGGAACTTGCCCGGGATGTGTGCGTCCGGGAATGATCGCCGGCGCGTTCTTCGCCACCCATTGCTTGGCGCCGGCCGGCGACCTGACCAGCTCCCATTCGAACTTGAACAGGTTCTCGAAGAAGTTGTTGCTCCACAGCGCCGGAGTCCTGGTCCAGGTCACTTCGAGGCCGCTGGAGATCGTGTCGGCGCCACACCCCGTGCCGTAGGCGCTCATCCAGCCCAGGCCCTGCGCCTCCATCGGCGCGCCTTCCGGATCCGGGCCCTTGTGCGATTCCGGGGCGGCGCCGTGGCACTTGCCGAAGGTGTGGCCGCCTGCGATCAGCGCGACGGTCTCCTCGTCATTCATCGCCATGCGGCTGAAGGTGGCGCGGATGTCCTTCGCGGCGGCCAGGTAGTCGCCGCTCGCGTTCGGGCCTTCGGGGTTCACATAGATCAGGCCCATGTGGGTGGCGCCGAACGGCCCCAGGTCGCGATCGCCGCTGAAGCGCTTGTCGGCGCCCAGCCACGCGATCTCCTCGCCCCAGTTCACGTCCTCGTCCGGCTCCCAGACGTCGGCGCGGCCGCCGCCGAAGCCGAAGGTCCGGAAGCCCATCGACTCCAGCGCGACGTTGCCGGCGAGGATGATCAGGTCGGCCCAGGAGATCTTCCTGCCGTACTTCTGCGATCGGCCACAGCAGGCGCCGCGCCTTGTCGAGGTTGACGTTGTCGGGCCAGCTGCCGAGGGGCGCGAAGCGCTGCTGGCCGCGGCCGCTGCCGCCGCGGCCGTCGGTGACGCGGTAGGTCCCGGCTGCGTGCCAGGACATGCGGATGAAGAACGGGCCGTAGTGGCCGAAGTCCGCCGGCCACCAGTCCTGCGAGTCGGTCATCAGGCTGACCAGATCCTTCTTCAGCGCCTTGTAGTCGAGACGCTTGAATTCCTTCGCGTAGCTGAAGCCCTTGCCCATCGGGTCGGATTTCGCGGAATGCTGGTGCAGCAGCTCCAGCCGCAGCTGGTTCGGCCACCAGTCGCGGTTTGTGCGGCCGACGCCGGCGACGTGTGTGAACGGGCACTTGCCCGCGCTCATGTCCTCAGTCTTTGCTTTCATGTTTCACCCCTGTCGCGTTTCACAACCATGTTCGAATTATTCCGTATAGGACGGCAATGCCTTCCAGAAGGTGTCGCCGACAATCTTACGGCTGGCTTCCCCGGCACAGCACGCGAAGGCGGGGCCGCGCCTGCCATATGCAGCCGGGCCGCCGGCTGCCGGTGGACAATAACTTTCTGTCACTCATGTCCTTCCGCCTTACGGTCGCGGACAGCCGCCCACAGCTTGCGCGTTTCCATTTATGAAAGCCATGCCTGTTTATACCGGGTGGGTCAAAGACGATCCCACCTTAAACGAACGCGATGAAGGATGAAAATCGATTATCCCGATTACCCTGATACGCGATGCATATCCTGAACTGACTGATCCAGCCGATGTACCGCGCTCAGGCCGGCATTAGCGCTTTTGTACTAGGACTGCCATGAACACGTCGAGTCGTCATTCCCGCCCTCGACCTGATCGGGGGCAGGCTCCAGCGGGTATCCGGAGATTTGGTGTGAATCTCGATCCCGGCCGGGCATCGTTTCCTTTCAACTGTCCCGGTCGGGACCCGCGTCCTCGAACCGCAGCAGACTGTCGTGCGTCTCGAACCAGGCGATGCGGCTCATGCGCCAGATGTGATACTCGGGGCGACCCGCGACGGGTCATCGAGGCTGGCGGTGGTGATATCCACACTGCGCGCATCCTGCTGGCGGCGGAACGCGAGCTGCGTGCCGCAGCGGTTGCAGAACTCGCGCTGGCTGTGCGCTGATGAACAATACACCGCCGGCTGGCCCGCGGTATATGAAAATGCCTCCACCGGCACCGTCAGCCACGCCAGCACCGGGGCGCCGGCGGAACGCTGGCAGAGGCGGCAGTGGCAATAGCCGGCGTCGATGTGCGGACACTCGACACGATAGCGGATCGCGCCGCACAGACAACCGCCGTCGAGCGCGTGCGTCATGCCTCGTCGTAGGCGTGCATCGCCGCGGGCAGCACGTGCGTCACGCCATTGCCCGCCGCCGGCAGGCCGACCAGGATCGCGCTGATGATCTCCGCGCGCGTGGCCCCGGCCTCTTTCGCGATCACTACATGGAACGGCACGCCGCTGTCGAGGCGCAGCGCCGCCAGCACCGCGAGGTAGGCCAGGCTTTCAGTCTTCTTGTCCAGCGCGCTGGCGCCGGCCAGCCCCTGCACCGCATCCATCCACGCCTGCGCGTGCTTGGGGGCTTCCTTCAGAAAAATCTGGAAGGCGTCGCTCATCAGATTGATTGTGTTGCTCACGTGTTATCCCTCAGCTATGCCAAGCATCAAATGTAGCCCGGATGCAGCGGGAGCGGAATCCAGGGACGGTTCAATCATCGTATACACCGGATTCCATTTAATTCTATCCGGGCTGTGCTTGCTTGATTAGACATTGTCGATGCCAACAAGCTGTGCAAACTTTGCCCTCAGTACTCTTTCA
Coding sequences within:
- a CDS encoding carboxymuconolactone decarboxylase family protein, with product MSDAFQIFLKEAPKHAQAWMDAVQGLAGASALDKKTESLAYLAVLAALRLDSGVPFHVVIAKEAGATRAEIISAILVGLPAAGNGVTHVLPAAMHAYDEA